A window of Rosa rugosa chromosome 7, drRosRugo1.1, whole genome shotgun sequence genomic DNA:
ACATCAGACCACACCCTCAATCGATTATTTGCAccaccctcctcctcctccaaggACACAATCACCGCATATTCAGAATGTACCAACTCCGGATGATGACGGTAAGCAACAAAGTCCGCACCATATGTAATCCCCGACATAACAACCCAATTCTTCATTCTAAGATGACAATACGCCTTATAAAAATACGGAAACAATGCACTTCTAGACTTCATGCACGGCCATAGCTGCTCATCACTCTTCAGACATTTATCTTCAACTATCCTGAGGCATTTTAGAGCATAGCTCAGATAAAAGCCCTCCTCCAAACTCAACTCAAACCATTGCTTATCCTTCTCAGCAGTAACCATGGCTTCACCAAAGCACGAACGGTTAAGGAGATCAGCTTGTTCTGCTTCCACTGAGAGAAGCACACTGCACCCACATAGCAATCCTTCACAATTTGATTGATTTAGAGAAGACTGGAGCTGCAGTACTATCTTTGACATGGGGTCTGCAAGAGCTTTCGCTTTGAAGCCCCTTCCTTTCCACCTAGGCCCCATTAGATTCTGCAACAAACATCAAAACAGCTAAACCAACTCAAACCCATGTGTAAGTTTTACTGAAAATGCTGAATTACATTACAAAACAGAACCAACCCTTTATTTCATATGCAAATAAGAACATAGCAATCAAACCAAGAACATAGAATAGGAACGAAAGCTAATACCTGGTCGGGTTGACGTAGGATGCGGCGAGATCGAATCAAGGAAGCAAGAAGGGTGAGATTCTCTGGCGACACGTAGACGGTTTCCGATGTTCAGAAACAGAGCACTCCTACAGTTTTACTTCTACTGGTGACTGTTTGCGGCGGGGGAGGGACGATACTTATGCTATTTGCTTGAGCATTTTTACGGTTTTATCGTACTTCCAACTTTCCAAGTCAAAACCTTTGAGACCAAACATAAAAGTCAACAATGAGTTGCTGTTCAGGTAAAATTTAATGCGTAATTCagaaaattcttaatttcttatgtaCACCGACCAGTTCACGAATTTGGAGAGTGTAGCGATATAGTTAAACAATCTCTTCACCAAAGTGAGAACTAAGAAAGACCATTGGTACTAATTTGTTGGAAATTTGATTTTAGGTGTATACCTTCATCCTTAAATATCAAGCAATGGTTGGAAAGCAAACTAGCTCCCCATCAAAGTTAAGATATCATTATCATTGAATCAGAGCACATTTCATCAGTGAAATGCAGCTTCCAGCTTTCGTACCAATTTGCTGTTGGAAACATATGGTGAAGGTGGAAGCTTTTAAGTGTTCATCCACATCAACTTTAGGCATTAAGTGTGTGCAAATTCATC
This region includes:
- the LOC133720343 gene encoding tRNA-splicing endonuclease subunit Sen2-1-like — its product is MGPRWKGRGFKAKALADPMSKIVLQLQSSLNQSNCEGLLCGCSVLLSVEAEQADLLNRSCFGEAMVTAEKDKQWFELSLEEGFYLSYALKCLRIVEDKCLKSDEQLWPCMKSRSALFPYFYKAYCHLRMKNWVVMSGITYGADFVAYRHHPELVHSEYAVIVSLEEEEGGANNRLRVWSDVHCATRLCGGVAKTLLVLDISRNGHSADSPSCLESYTVKERTITRWNPEQCREDHTMVESENGAKEEI